TTGTAGTCACGCTCTAATCTCAGCGATCGTACATGAGAGAGGCAACAGAATCCATTTTAAGAAACATTGTTAAAGAAATCGAATACTCATAGAAAAGTCGAGCTTAGCTAGGCAGAATTGCACGCCACTTGAACATAGCATTGTGGCTCACGCGCGTGCTTGTTAGGGCTCGAACTCAACCTCTACTATACCACAAACAATTACTCCTCGAGTGCTAGATTTTTCACACAGTGTAGCAGTCAGATATCTCTAATCCACAGCGTCAGAGGACAACAAGAGTCATGGGAGGTACGTGCATTAAGATTAGCTTTATCTGAAGTGCATAGTTGAGATTATGCGCTTATGTTATGGTTAGATCTCCACACGCGGAAAGAGGCTCATTAGCCACGAGGCGAGAAAGAACAAATCGTCAACAGTAGCAATCATGAGTCGCATCCTCAAATCGCATTCGCCATCGTATGTCTATGCTGACTCCAGCCATGCATCTCACACATCGTCGTGTGCtcccatcagataacatggcACAATGTTTAGCCCTAATGCTAACCTCAACGGTCGGCAGTCCGGAATTCTGCTGCAACACCATTTCCTCACATCTATTAAAGATACTGCTCCAGCAAGTTTTGCTTCTCAGTGCGACATCCAGAGCCACAGCAACCACAGCGTGATAGCCGCCAATCTGTTAGCAATGCTCCATCTGGAGATAGCTCACTCACTGGCATGGCTGCTGCTACTTACAATATTGTAAATGCTTCAAGACATCGCTGCTGACTGTTCAACCTCTTGCATATCACAATTATCATGTTAACTAGCCAGCACTGCTCTGCAACATACGCTCGTGCGCTTATCATACTAGGAACGTAGTTTCCCGCTTGCTGTACATAGACCTAATAAAGCTATTCCAACACATCCGCTGCTAGGACTACTCGTATTTAGTCTTCTCTGACTCAGACTGCTGCATACTAATACTGCTTAGTTCCAGATGCCAGCTCCAAACTGTCGGCTAACACAGGTTTGAGTAGGACACTTATGCTAGAGTAGTATGCGCGACGCATGCAAGATACTGCTGGCTATCTAAATAGTATCCCTCTAGCAAAGATCGCTTGCTATTACTAGTCATAAGGTAATCCATGGCAAGCGATCTGTGCTATGTCTGTAATCAGCGTTATCTCGTGACATTGACATACAAGATTTGAGCTAATAGATATGAAGGTTGTAAATGGCAAGGCCATCAAGACAAAAGCaaaccaaccatttctgtatggactcattttgtgcacggaggcattgctCATGCTGTGACACAGCTGCGCATCAGGGAGACTGGGACTCTTCATACCCAAAGTGTCTGCCATTGCGAGCTGCTACGAATAAGCACAGTAATCATCTGCAGAATTTCATGCTGATAGCTGATATGCGTTAAGCCTTAGAATCCATGCACACGGTGCAGACCTGACTTTGCTACATTATGTTAACTCCTCAGCCAGCACCGCTTGAGCGGCTTTGGACGAGCTTAAGATAGTTTCTCGGTGTAGCTTCTGGCGAGCACGCGTACAGTGTAACTCCTGCTTCGGATATCCGCTAAACCGCTATATAGTCCGTCAGCAGATGCACGACGTGGCTTGCGTCATGATTCATATATACTCAGAGTAATGTTGTCACGCGCTGCAGCTCGCCAGAGCTACTAATAGTttcctgctgctgctactatagtATTGACGCACATACGATGCTCAGCGTACTAGACTGTAATGTTGACCATGCGGCTCTCCTGTTCTGGTGTGTGGAGCTCATCATCGGAGAGCAGATGAATAAGTCTCTCCTGCGCGCGGGCTGAAAGGACATCAAACAGTCTGCGAGTGTTGCCGAGGAAACAAAGCCCAAGTGCAGGTTGACGCTCATTCGGAGATCAATGGTAAAGTCAAGAAGTTATAGCTGTTCATCACCACTATCCACAGACCTGTATTTGACAAGACATCAACTCCCTCAACTAGCTAACCATCTGTTAAAACCTGTTCTTAAATTAAACAGCCCTCACAACTAGCTAACTCCTGTTAAAACACTGTTCTTAAATTAAACCCTCCAACTAGCTAACTTATCCTGTTAAAACACCCTTCTTAAGTCAGCCTACCTTGAACTACCTCCTCTTCACACTAACTCTGTTTTCTCCCATTTTAATCCTGCCATTCCCCTTCCTGTCTTTCCTTCCTAATCCAGAAACCTGTACTAATTGCTGTTAGATTTATGACCATATCCCGCAGTACTGTCCCGGTATGTATCCACTCACTGTTACCAAGCCCAGGCTCGCCTAATCATAGTCAGCTGTCAGCTATTTTGTTGTGGCATTGATCACTGCTCATCGTGCCCACCTTGTCCTAATGCCTAGGTCTGCCCGGTGTCCTCCATCCTCACAACATGGCGCCACCTCACTTTGTCCATGTCTGGCTGACctatctctcactttctctctggctctcctctctcgctcctctcttgaTCCATCTCTCGATCcatctctcgccccctctctcctctctcgctttttcctctctcactttttcctctctctctcctctcgctttttcctctctctatttctttgtgtGAGCCTGACTGTATAATATAACGGTCTCTTGTGGATGAAAGTTCAAGACATTGACATACTGTAATTTAATCATGCAAATGTTTGTTCATTAGATTTTGACTATGCTGTACTCTGACAGGATTTTCTGTATTTGAAAGTGTTCCAACTCAAATACGTTATAATGATTTCATAACCTATAGTTCCATATTTTAATGACATATTTTATGTTTGTCATCGTCTGGTTTACTATCTACTAAASCCACGTTgggttgttatttttattgtatttgtaAGTTTATAGAGTATATTGTATAAAGTATAAAGTGTATCATCACACTTAATCAGTTTCATCCTAAAATACACATTTGAGAAATGTGATTATTTACTCCATTTCCTCCTGACCTTGGGGTTAAAATTTGGGAAATGATGTCCTACAGTAGARGACTTATMATGTAATATAACCTATTCATAATAGAATTGCTTAGATTTGCTGCCTCTTGTCCCATGACTACGGTTAACCAAGATGACTTATTATGTAATATCATGTATTATAACCTATTCATAATAGAATTTCTTAGATTTTTCTGCCTCTTGTCCCATGATCCAATCAAAGATCGTCCCAATTACATGTGCTGTAGACCGTAGCAGCTCATTACATGTGCTGTAGACCGTAGCAGCTCTTTGGTATTAAAGCAATTCCAGGAGAAATGTCCTGGTGTATCATCACAAGGTAACATTATGGAGGACTTTGTAAGAGGTTAGGGACCATATACTGTCCAGTGACTTTGGCCTCATTTTCACTCACATTTATATTCTCTTTTGCTTCTCAATTTTTTGTACCACGCAGCCAAACGCAGCCAAAAAGGTAACCCATGCTGCACAGCATCCAACATTATATCTGCTGTGACTGCTGGTTGCtagactgcatgtgtgggagcaTGAGTCTTGGGGTCTTATGGGTTTAAAAGGCGAACTATGAAACATTGATGTTTCAAGTATTACAAAGTGTTTTTGCAGTGATTGATGGTCTATCGTCCCGTCAATGTAACTTGGTGGAAGGCCCTCCTAGTGGTAGGAGTAACGGTTGCTGGCTTTACAACCTGAAATAGAATTTGCTGCCAGATGCTTCATTTTCCGCTGCTTTGCTATTCTTGTCATGAATCAGGACAATCCTACACCAGGACAAACGCTGGCATTAGCCTAAGCTAACATAAGCTAACACTAACTTCTCCCTGACTGACTGTTTTGTGCTTTGTTTCGCAGGGCAAGGGCCACGTACGGCGGTTCAGCTACACCACGCCCTCGCCCCCGGTTAGCCCACGCCTGCCGTCCGTGACGGGTGCAGTAATGCAGGAGACGGCGGTGAGGAGGTGGGGCGGGGCTGGAGCCTGAGGTATCGAGCACCAGCAGTTGGCcatgcaggaggaggagaggtgctgaCGGAGCAGATCGAGAAGCCTGCAGAAAGAGAAGTACCTTATAGCATTACACCTACATTAGCATTTAGGGGCGCCCCAGTCAAGTGCAACTGATATTGTTGTACAATGAAAAGCAtgttaaaataaatgtagaaatacagtattatacCTTTACCTACAGGATATTTGAGGAATCTTAAATGAATGGCAAAGTGTACCTAAAATGAGGAAAATGAATGACTAAAACTGTCMGTGTGTTTTCCTTCTGCATTGACCTGAACCAATGTTTGTCACCCCAGGGAGGAGCTAACCTTTGAGATGCTGACTTTGGAGCAGCGAGCATCAGACGATGAGACCCTGGAGTCGGAGGCGTCCATCGGCACGGCCGACAGCTCTGAGAACCTCAACGTGGACTCTGAAGGAGCCACCTCCGACTTCTCCGGTATGCCATGATATTAAACAGTACCATGGTCAACCTGTTTGGAAAATGCWWGTTAAAACTTGTGGTTATATTTTAAGTTTCTCTCTACAATTCTGTGTAGCACAAAgagacatgagtaaaacattWGTTCTATTTAGTTGAAACATATAGttttctactgctgctactatagtATCCTRCATCATGGTCTGACCGCCGACCTTTTTAGGTCCCTCAGAGAGAGAACCCACGCTGGCCCCCGTCGCCCGAACCAAGAGGTCGGAGGGGAAGAGCCACCGACGCCGCAACCTACGCAGGCAACCAGACTCCCAGGAYTCAGTGGAMTCCTGTTccaccatctcctccctctcctcctcctcccacttccacccgtcctcttcctcctctgtggcCACAGCTCGCCACTTTCGCTACCGCTCCAAGTCGCCCTcttctggctctggctctgcccagggctTGTACCTGACCCAACCTCCCCGCCGCGACAGCATGGACTGTCCCCCCCCGGCCAAACAGGAGGGGGCGTTCGAAGAGAGGTCACAGTTCACCAGCCGAGGCACCTTCAACCCGGAAAAGGGCAAACAGAAACTGAAAGGATCCAAGAACTCACCCTTGAGGCACTCCCATGACAGTGGGGGCCGCAGCAGGGATCCGCCTGACTTACCCCAGCAGCGGGTTTTGTATGGCAGCAATGAGTTCATGGTATGAAGGACAGTGGGAACACCTCCTTCGTCACAGCCCACTCTCCCTAAGAGCATGCGATCTGACCCCCTTCCTCAAACACTCCAGCTCACCCTTTCTCAGTCCACGTCCGCAACGATGCAGCACTGTCCCCCCAAGTGCCATGTACACACAGTACTGTGTACAGTACACCtcaaagagacaggagagggacaggctgggagtgggagaggaggaacCAGTAGAAGGGTTGATCTCCTGTGGCCTTAACTGCCAACCACACTCCCCATGGTCCCTCTGCAGGTTTGGGCCTCCCTCAGCCCATGGGAGAGGGGACGTGTGGAGCAGGAAGGCAGAGAAAGGGCGCCATGCTGGGACATTGGGAGGAAAGGACTACTCAGCATCCGGGAGATCTCCCGAGCTGACGTCCCAATGCAAACTAGGAGGTGGAACAAACAAAATAAAGGCTACAAGCCATTACAGTGCTGCCGTGTCCATGAAACTTGAAGATCTCAATTCATTGGCCTGCTTTAGTTTACAGTTTAAAAACAAATCAATGTAAGCAAGTGGTTCCTCTATTATTACAAATGTTTTTCCCTTAAGCCTATTAATAAATTTTTTATTTCATGGAAACTATAAATCTATATACTATATTATAAaggtatataatactgtacaaaGCCGGAACACCAGTAACTGCCCTGGGTAGTTGAAGTCAAATATTTATTCTTTTTCTTGAGTATTTGGGCAGAGATGTATGGTATTGGAACAAAGGCTGTGTGGCGTTGTTAATTTGTGTGTATGAAAGAAGCCACTTCATGTGGTTAAGTTTGTGCGCTGCTTTATTCctcctcctgagagggaatacgGCCATTGAAACGGACCAAGTTAGCTGGTGTGTATTCCCAAGCCAGGGATCCCGCNNNNNNNNNNNNNNNNNNNNNNNNNNNNNNNNNNNNNNNNNNNNNNNNNNNNNNNNNNNNNNNNNNNNNNNNNNNNNNNNNNNNNNNNNNNNNNNNNNNNNNNNNNNNNNNNNNNNNNNNNNNNNNNNNNNNNNNNNNNNNNNNNNNNNNNNNNNNNNNNNNNNNNNNNNNNNNNNNNNNNNNNNNNNNNNNNNNNNNNNNNNNNNNNNNNNNNNNNNNNNNNNNNNNNNNNNNNNNNNNNNNNNNNNNNNNNNNNNNNNNNNNNNNNNNNNNNNNNNNNNNNNNNNNNNNNNNNNNNNNNNNNNNNNNNNNNNNNNNNNNNNNNNNNNNNNNNNNNNNNNNNNNNNNNNNNNNNNNNNNNNNNNNNNNNNNNNNNNNNNNNNNNNNNNNNNNNNNNNNNNNNNNNNNNNNNNNNNNNNNNNNNNNNNNNNNNNNNNNNNNNNNNNNNNNNNNNNNNNNNNNNNNNNNNNNNNNNNNNNNNNctcatgaatcatgggaccagcactttacatgttgcgtttatatttttgttcagtatatacattaccagtaaaaagtttggacacacctactcattcaagggtttttctttatttttactattttctatattttagaataatagtgaagacatcaaaactatgaaacaacacatatggaatcatgtagtaaccaaaaaagtgttaaacaaatcaaaatatattttatatttgagattcttcaaagtctcTTGGcctactctcaaccagcttcatgaggtagtcacctggaatgcatttcagttaacagttGTGCCTTAGTAAAAGTTAATttcggaatttctttccttaatgcgtttgagccaataatatttttttgtgacaaggcaggggtggtatacagaagatagtcctacttgataaaagaccaagccaatattattgcaagaacagctcaaataagcaaagagaaacgacggtcaatcattactttaagaaattaaGGTCAGTCAGTCCAGGATatgtcaaaaactttgaaagtttcttcaagcgcagtcgcaaaatccatcaagcgctatgatgaaactggttctcatgaggtcCACCACCGGaatgaaagacccagagttacctctgctgcagaggataagttcattagagttaccagcctcataaattgcagcctaaataaatgcttcacagagttcaagtaacagacacatttcaacatcaacaactgttcagaggagactgtgtgaatcaggcctccatggtcaaattgctgcaaaggaaccatttccaaaggacaccaaaaagaagaagagacttgtttggtccaagaaacacgagcaatggacattagaccggtggaaatctgtcttttggtctgaagagtccaaatgttatatttttggttccaactgctgtgtctttgtgagacatagagtaggtgaatggatgatctctgcatgtgtgattcccactgttcccaggtgtgatggttctttgctggtgacaatgtcagttACTTATttattcaaggcatacttaaccagcatggctaccacagcattctgcagcgatacgctatcccatctggtttgcgcttagaacAATgttccaacacacctccaggctgtgtaagggctatttgaccaagagggagagtgatgaagtgctgcatcagatgacctgacccccacaatcacccgacctcaacccaatttggatagtttgggatgagtttgaccgcagagtaaaggaaaagtagccaacaagtgctcagcatatgtgggaactccttcaagactgttggaaaatcattccaggtgaagctggttgagagaatgccaatagcgtgccaagctgtcatcaaggcaaaaggtggctactttgaagaatctcaaatataaaatatattttcatttgtttaatattttttgtttacaacatgattccatatgtgctgtttcatagttttgatgtcttcactactattctacaatgtagaaaatagtaaaaataaagaaaaacccttgaatgagtaggtgtgtccaaacttttgactggtactgtatatgataaaTAAAAAACGAATCACAAAAAGCGTTAGGACTGGATTCAATCCGAGCAAGTTTAAGAGAGCAGTCGACAATGCGCCTTTTGCACGTAATGTTCCCGTGTTCGAAGATATCACATTCATGTAAACTCTGCAAATGTCGGATCAATCGGAGATAACCTGTCAATTTGAATCGTAGTCATGGTTTGCATGATTCATCACAGTATGGTTTTGAACGTTCTTATGAAGACTGACTCCCTGCACGACATGAATGTTTTCAATGCATTCTCCCACATTTGGCGCTGATGAAGATTTTATCAAAAGTGCATTATAGTGGCTTTGATATTATCCATTATTCTAAAGGAGGCAGGTTAATTTGTAAAAAACCTttttttcacaatttttgatggTTGTTAAATTGACTTTAGACCTGTGGTATGTTTTTTTATCATTTGCTAACTAGCTAAGATTTGAGGAGAGGGAAAGCACctcgattttagctagctaacattagcattgttAGTATTGTTGACAAACTTTGCTATGGTAATGACGACATCCATAATTGATGACAAAACTTGCTTTCCCTACTAATTGCgtgcctactttagcaatgtgttgtatttccaagccactatAGGGAAATGATGGGGACACTATGGCTTAAGACGCCTTTAGAACATCGTAACAATATGTTGATGCAACCGAGAATAAACAGTGGGAAGGTGTCACCCATAGAATACAATGGCTGGATATAAAATTTAAAGGCTTAGATATAGAGTACAATAACATACATAAATAATGGAGAGCGACAGGTCATCACAATATGATATTATTGCACTGACCAAAATTATAGGACTTTAATAGAATCTCACAGTTCCCAATTAAAACCAGGGACTAAACTAGAGCAAGTATAATAAAAACCTTTCTGTTTTAATAGAGATGAAACCCAGAGTTCTGTTTTTGACCTAACTTACCAGTTCATGAACATGTAGCACGTATCTCAAGGAATGCCACCACCGCCACCACTAATTTGTGATGAATATTAACTGACTAATGATTGATAGACATCATGGTGCATTTCATTTCATCCCACTATACCAAAACCATGAGGCCGTCATAGAAAGTTGATCCAGACCCTCTTATCACCACTGTTTGTCAACCACCCACACCCaaaaaacccaaaaaaaaaaaaaaaaacacccaaaccacaatcataataataacaacacacacacttttggcaTGCAAatagacacagcacacacacagaaaataatacAACAAACAGTTCACACgcaccacaaacaacaacacacacacacaaccacacacacacacaacacaccacacaaccacaacaacaacacacacaacacaacacacacacaacacacacaacaaccacacacacacacacacacacacacacaaaacaacacacaacaacacacacacacacaaacaaacacaagacACACCACCGAGACAACAAACACCAAGAGCAAAGAGTGGTGCAAGGATAGAATTGGACTTCACCATAAATCCAGAAGGCACTTGGCAACACAGCATAACTATATCAAAACTACTACTTCCAAGGAAACAGGACTAACACTCAGGAACACGCGATATACATGGGCATGACCAACCGAAAGCAATATTAGCTGAGAGAGAATTAACATGGGAACAGAGAGAATATGTGCAAAGAGAAGAGCAGAATTGCCAaaacagatttaaagatataaaTACTGAAGTCATTCAGGGTGTGATGAGCAGAAGTCGGATTTAGACCGACCCTAAGAATCATGGACTGAAAACCAAATACAACCTAGATTAAGGACTAAATATGAAGATGGAATTTAAATAGGAAGGAAttcaaaaacaatggataaacTTTCTAGAAGTACAATAGAACTATAAATCATTAATAATAACATGAGCTTATAATGTAGTATTATGACAACAAACAATGGATTAAGTAGAAAAGAGGACGTAATTATTGCAATAGGGAATTTGGGAAATAAGCGACTATATAATTCCACCTGCTAGCTAAAGACTATTAGTTAGAAtgaaagttagctagctataagcCGCTGCTATTCTCTTACATAGAATACATAGCTTGGCTTCTGCATTCAATGTCCTACCTTGGGAGatgaatagctagctagctaagtgacaAAGACTTCTCTCTAAAAAACAAAAGAATTAGTAACAGGCCTAATACTGCCATATCTACAAAGGAAAAGATATTGATTAGAGCTGCAGAAGAGCTAGCTAGACAGATGTAAACTATTCAACGCACTAGGCAAGAACTTAATGAGCCACAGAGATTATATTTTCCATGACACTTAGACTGTTGAAATGTAGCTAAAAGTTTAGATTGTAAGCATTGAAATAATGGACAAGACTTTGCTTTTAATAGACCATTATCAACAACTGTTATTATTAAAGTTGTATTAACCTGACGTTAGAGACTTAAGTGTTCTGTGGTGAAACGTTTGGTACCCTCAATAGGAAAAATTTGATCAACAACTTTATAACTTCAAAGAGCTAAttaaatacaattatatataGTGCTTTATAATTAGAGGAATCCAAACTTTACTTAAAGCAAACAAGAAACACATGAATAGTTTACTCATAAGACTTTAACAATACATTATGGTTGTCTTTTAAATGTTAATATAGGAGC
The sequence above is a segment of the Salvelinus sp. IW2-2015 unplaced genomic scaffold, ASM291031v2 Un_scaffold8688, whole genome shotgun sequence genome. Coding sequences within it:
- the LOC112079616 gene encoding unconventional myosin-IXAa-like isoform X2, with protein sequence MLTLEQRASDDETLESEASIGTADSSENLNVDSEGATSDFSEREPTLAPVARTKRSEGKSHRRRNLRRQPDSQDSVXSCSTISSLSSSSHFHPSSSSSVATARHFRYRSKSPSSGSGSAQGLYLTQPPRRDSMDCPPPAKQEGAFEERSQFTSRGTFNPEKGKQKLKGSKNSPLRHSHDSGGRSRDPPDLPQQRVLYGSNEFMV
- the LOC112079616 gene encoding unconventional myosin-IXAa-like isoform X1, whose protein sequence is MLTLEQRASDDETLESEASIGTADSSENLNVDSEGATSDFSGPSEREPTLAPVARTKRSEGKSHRRRNLRRQPDSQDSVXSCSTISSLSSSSHFHPSSSSSVATARHFRYRSKSPSSGSGSAQGLYLTQPPRRDSMDCPPPAKQEGAFEERSQFTSRGTFNPEKGKQKLKGSKNSPLRHSHDSGGRSRDPPDLPQQRVLYGSNEFMV